In Roseimicrobium gellanilyticum, the following are encoded in one genomic region:
- a CDS encoding general secretion pathway protein GspK codes for MHFPRHRASSPLAAARGSALLIVLWVVALLSFMVVTALMVVRQDVETAWSRESVQRARQLAEMGIAVAAHPGVKPSDPLLRARVSAQESYETHISTEESRLHINSLLTEERRALLERVFVGWGLPESDAETLVDRMMDWADEDDFQRLKGAEGSHYRDMGIPGRPYNRKLRTVEEMALVSGMEQLTLARPDWQDWVTFHGSGQLDLNEAPAELIAVFTGASLSRAQTLVAQRSGSDGIAHTVDDLPLTSVEEALTMLGVGAEAEALTPLLTVKGSTTRIESTGRIGDYARTVVVVLRKSGGRPQILEWKEMVTDQPSE; via the coding sequence ATGCACTTCCCCCGGCATCGCGCATCATCCCCACTGGCAGCAGCACGTGGCTCTGCCCTGTTGATTGTACTTTGGGTGGTGGCGCTGCTTTCCTTCATGGTGGTGACCGCACTGATGGTGGTACGGCAGGATGTGGAGACGGCGTGGTCGCGGGAATCCGTCCAGCGGGCGCGGCAACTCGCGGAGATGGGGATTGCCGTGGCGGCACACCCTGGGGTGAAACCCTCTGACCCCCTGTTGCGGGCACGGGTCTCCGCTCAGGAGAGCTACGAGACTCACATCTCCACGGAGGAGTCACGATTGCACATCAATTCCCTGCTGACGGAGGAACGCCGGGCGCTGCTGGAGCGGGTCTTTGTGGGCTGGGGCCTTCCGGAGTCCGATGCGGAGACGCTGGTGGATCGCATGATGGATTGGGCGGACGAGGATGATTTCCAGCGTTTGAAGGGTGCAGAGGGAAGCCACTACCGGGATATGGGCATCCCGGGCCGCCCCTACAACCGCAAGCTGCGCACGGTGGAGGAGATGGCGCTGGTCTCAGGGATGGAGCAGCTCACGCTCGCTCGACCGGACTGGCAGGATTGGGTGACCTTCCATGGGAGCGGACAGCTTGATCTCAATGAGGCGCCAGCCGAATTGATTGCCGTTTTCACGGGAGCCTCGCTCTCCCGGGCACAAACGCTGGTGGCGCAGCGCTCGGGTTCCGACGGCATCGCCCACACGGTGGATGATTTGCCACTGACCTCCGTGGAGGAGGCGCTCACGATGCTGGGTGTCGGGGCGGAGGCGGAGGCGCTCACTCCTCTCCTCACTGTAAAGGGCAGCACGACGCGCATTGAAAGCACCGGGCGCATAGGTGACTATGCGCGCACTGTCGTGGTGGTGCTGCGCAAGAGCGGGGGCCGTCCGCAAATATTGGAGTGGAAAGAAATGGTGACCGACCAGCCATCTGAATGA
- a CDS encoding PilN domain-containing protein, which produces MVSPKSQCIRLPGEENRELWLGDSAGAWKRAETDDGRAGGLWAIECIALDSAPFWSLSSKSAGVSLEETAALHWEALGLTEEAWGRTWACWQVDDEQHQALAGTAALVPGDDGTPWRACMPEAFDVSARLFELPASEMAVWKELGRYVVAFQRGQGVVHFSVLQSRELNADAAWEIRDLALSLEVRGFIHQLHGCRVWTQAGDAFTSTLKEALGVRVRTEAKPAPQLPKVHADLLPPEAGRLREERTRRKRMAGWIALACLAYVLFFGGWTGLLFFREHRLQKAGDLQAKLTPEVDAVREAQNRWYALEPATNRDRYPVEIFYQIVSMIPDEGIRLTDFTMDEEKVAMTGQARSVGLAIKFKDDLLANPALKHYAWSFPQPSAGEDGRANFNTQGLLQGGSTP; this is translated from the coding sequence ATGGTTTCCCCCAAATCGCAATGCATCCGGTTACCCGGTGAGGAAAATCGCGAGCTCTGGCTCGGCGATTCCGCAGGCGCGTGGAAGCGGGCCGAGACAGATGATGGCCGCGCGGGAGGCCTGTGGGCCATCGAGTGTATTGCCCTGGACAGTGCACCTTTCTGGAGTCTTTCATCGAAATCCGCCGGCGTGAGCCTGGAAGAGACGGCTGCGCTGCACTGGGAAGCGCTCGGTCTGACGGAGGAAGCGTGGGGGCGGACGTGGGCCTGCTGGCAGGTGGATGACGAGCAGCATCAGGCGCTCGCAGGGACAGCAGCGCTGGTGCCCGGAGACGACGGCACACCGTGGAGGGCGTGCATGCCTGAGGCGTTTGACGTGAGCGCGCGTCTTTTCGAATTACCGGCATCTGAGATGGCCGTATGGAAGGAACTGGGCCGGTATGTGGTGGCATTCCAGCGGGGCCAGGGAGTAGTGCATTTCTCCGTGTTGCAGAGCCGCGAGTTGAATGCGGACGCGGCCTGGGAGATTCGGGACCTGGCGTTGTCGCTCGAGGTACGTGGGTTCATTCACCAGCTTCACGGTTGCCGCGTATGGACGCAGGCGGGAGATGCCTTCACCAGCACACTGAAGGAAGCACTCGGAGTGCGTGTGCGCACCGAGGCGAAGCCCGCCCCCCAACTCCCCAAAGTACATGCGGATCTGCTGCCTCCGGAAGCAGGCAGGCTCCGCGAAGAGCGCACGCGTCGCAAACGCATGGCGGGTTGGATTGCTCTGGCATGCCTAGCCTATGTGTTGTTCTTCGGTGGATGGACGGGGCTACTCTTTTTCCGTGAACACCGGCTGCAAAAGGCGGGCGATCTCCAGGCGAAGCTCACCCCCGAAGTGGATGCCGTGAGAGAGGCGCAGAATCGCTGGTACGCATTGGAACCAGCGACGAATCGTGATCGGTACCCGGTGGAAATCTTTTATCAGATTGTATCCATGATTCCGGATGAAGGCATCCGGCTCACAGATTTCACCATGGACGAGGAGAAGGTGGCCATGACCGGACAAGCGCGCTCGGTGGGTCTCGCCATCAAGTTCAAGGATGACCTGCTGGCCAATCCGGCGCTGAAGCACTATGCGTGGAGCTTTCCCCAGCCGAGCGCGGGTGAAGATGGCCGCGCCAACTTCAACACGCAGGGTCTGCTGCAGGGAGGTAGCACGCCATGA